Genomic window (Lycium barbarum isolate Lr01 chromosome 2, ASM1917538v2, whole genome shotgun sequence):
gtttgacagctttatgaagaaagctgatttttcaaggtgcgaggcagatcactgctgttacttcaaaaaatttgaagactcgtacatgatactgctactctatgtcgacgacatgctaatcgtaggagcaaacctacaggagattgatcggttgaaaaaagggttatcggaagagtttgcaatgaaggatttgggagctgcaaagcaaatccttgggatgagaatcgaccgaagcaaggagggcatcaaactctcacaagaagaatatgtgaggaaagttatcaaaaggtttaacatgcatgatgccaagccagtcagcactcccttggctggacactttcggttgtcaaaggatcagtcgccgacaaccgaggatgagaagaagcagatggacaagataccttatgcatctgcaatcggtagtcttatgtatgcaatgatatgtacaaggccagacattgcacatgcagtgggagttgttagccgatttatgagcaatccgggaaagcaacactgggaggctgtgaagtggatattcagatatctgaaaggcagctcgagttcagctctgtatttccgaaaatcaaaaacaggattgcaagggtatgttgatgctgacaacggtggtgatattgatagcagaaagagcacatccgggtatgtttacaccttcggaggtactgcaatctcttgggtttccaagttgcaaaagatagtagctctctctagttgtgaggctgagtacgttgctgtgacggaggccacaaaggaaatgatgtggctacaatcttttctatgggaattggatcaggaccacgagggaagtgtgctatattgtgatagccaaagcgccattcatttggcaaagaacccggtttaccatgctcgaacgaagcacatacaactccggtaccatttcattagattagctttggaagatggagcgctggtgcttgagaagatcgcagggagtcagaatccagcagacatgctgacaaaggcagtgacgatagacaaactgaagctatgctcaacttcagttggcctgcacgaagtatgaaagtaggaaagagctgctgcatcgatcaaagtgtgaagacaaattaaaattagtcttcaagtgggagatttgttaggtgtggaattggccaaacaagtcaattcttttgttcacatagtcgtgatgtaagcgcttacctcataatagtcgtgatgtaagcgcttacctcatcataggaaattcattcctataaataggtagcttatagttcatttgtaagatatcattaagatcatttgctatacacatcccaagagagaaaaaatctaagagaaatactcttagtgaaaggcctaagtaagagaaggtctttgagagaattttctgtggtaaaaattcttgagtgtaattgggattggggttgtgaggttgagtgttgtaaacacttgtaatatttcttctttaataagatctgcagcagcaacgtggacgtagctctcacattgagggtgaaccactataaatctgtgtgtgctatttattcttcgcttacatcacggcgtaagtaggttatgtctaaggaggttggtatttaagtggtccagctgtgaccctccaatctttcctgagaacctgcttacaaaggtcggatttgggatttaaatcctaacaaaaTCCACATTGCTTTTCTAGCAAAAGATTCAGAGCCCTTTGTCTCATATATGTGAGTGCTATTATTTATTCATTATCTTAACAGCATGCTGCATGATACATAGTTCGACTGCATTTGACCTCATCCTCCACTTATACCTCTCGCCAAAATTCACTTCCAAACCTCCATCCATTTCTCGAATTCAACTGCATAGGGTACCAAATCTACCCATACCCCTTCCCTTATCACCCTCATTATCATCTCTGTCACTATACACCTTTCTAAACGAAACGGACCTCAACCCATTCACATTCATACGCTAAACATCAGTGTTCAAAAGTATAGGCTAATCAAGAAAATTCATAGAAAAGACTTAAATCCAATTCATAATTCAAGGTCCTATCACTAAGAACTAATTTCCAAAGAGGAATTAACGATTTGGTttttaaaacaataaaaaatTCCGAAACAGGGttctatatataaatacatatatagaaCTGAGCGAGCAGTTTTATTTAGCAGTTTTTGTGATTGTTCGTattatttacttattttctgaTGATTTGCTCCTTGCATTTTTATTAACTgttgttgttttttatttttcattttgtatttttaaattttgatttttgtggtgatgacacttgtcattatatccttcttttgtctctcctattatatatagatttaaaGGATTGAATTTTAATTATTTAGATTTTTGTTaacaaatatatttttatttttatgtatttatacTTATTAAATGCATCTTTTTTACAATCACTTATCTGAGCATACTTGAATAATTTACACAATAAAGTCTTAATACTAGTAAGATACATTCAAGAATTTACAACATTGCGTCActatttcatccattttcacctCTGATTGTCCCTACTATCTACCGTTATTAGTTACCGTCATTTTTCAACCACGACCATCTGGTTATCAATCACCACAACCAGTCATCATTATCGTTAGTAGTAGACTAATTAGTAtataaattatatatttattaattttaaatagatacatgttatatatattcACGTGAAATAAAAGTCTTAATTATTTAATATTCAAATCTAATACTACATCTTAATATTCAAATGTGtcttcagattcagacgtcttaatcttaacaTCTACATTtgaacattcataactcaataatATCACCACTAATCGATATTTTTTTTATTGATGGTTTTATTACACCACCTCTCGAAACTCTTCAAGGTGGTTTTGCAAATAAAAATATTGTATATGGTTCATTACAAATCTGGGTAAAAATCGATTTGCATCTTTACTCCGGTTGAATCATTTATGAGTTTTACCATTGCTACTAGTATTATGTTTGGTGTAAAATCTTATGGAGAtaacataaaaagaaaaaatcatGGTTTAATTTTTCCATTCGACGAACCTAGGCCccttgattctttttttttttttccagctatTTGGAGTAAATAGTAAGTTACTGCTAGTACATATGTACAAATGAGGCATTATGTTTTTGTTTTCTTATCTTTAGTTATTTCAAGACTCAATTTCTAGCCATGTGTCACTtgattattcattatttttttaaccTCATTGAGATTTGATATAAATTTCAGGGGTCAATCTATTTGAACGCCCTAATTTAACCTACAATCAATTTTTCTAAAATATTTAACCGGTAGCTCATGTAAGCAAACTTTAGATAaacttcctcctcctccttcatCTTTGGCCTCTCCTTCCTCTTCCTTCGTCTTTTGAACGATCTCACTTAACCTCATGTTCATCCTCTTCCTTCTTCTTTGGATGCTCTCATTTAaccttctcctttttctctttctgcGTATTTTCCACATTTATTTAACATCGTTctctatttttcttcttcttaaggACACTCATTTAACCTCATTCTCTCTTCTTCCTCgtcttccttcttttttttttcccacctGATGCTCGGTACCCGCATTGAAGCCCAACTATATTTGAATTCGGGCTGCATAGGACCTCATTCGGGGGGAAGCGCTCTCTACTAAGGATTTTTTCATATCCAAGGCTCGAACTCGAAAACTCTGATTAAGAGAGGAGCAGTCTCATCCGatgcaccacatcctttggtggttCCTCATCTTCCTTctcatcttcttcttcctcctcctcatGTTTTCTCTCCCTTTTTTTTGGTTGTATAAATTCGCATTAATCTTACCAACAATAAATTTCGAACGTCTAATGATAAAATAAATATCCTTATATTGAGCAATATCTATATAGTAATTCATCATACAATAATTTATACTTATTATTTACataataatttttatattttactTGCCGCATAAGTAATTCTTACATTACAATTTCGTAACTATATCGCAAACCAACGAACCTTTAGAAGTTCCTGATCTTTTACAATGGTTTGAAAGTTCTTTTGATCATTTCAAGAAGTACGCGTATGCAGTTGATAAAAAAAATGACATGACAAGTGACGTGGATCAAATGTGTCATTCGAGTTAAATAAGTTTGGAACACAAggagttaatggtcaaaaacataCATAAATAATtactttttcgcgagtttcatacCTCCACTAATCACTGTTTTGTTTTCCTATCTAAATTATCAGAGTAtagtattaaaacacacctcgtTGTTGAGTTGACCGAATGTTTGGAATCACTCGATGGTAGGCGCATGGTGGCTTAAAAAACCCATAAAAATTTCTTCcccttctttcttcttcatttctaacCTTTGAATTATGTCCAATCCTAAAATTTTATACAATCCAATAATAAACTCTAAAATTTTACACAAACCCCTTAACTTTACCCATTTAATTAAATCACTAAGAATCATTTTAATTAGATTAGGTGGACAAATTTAGCCACATAAAGTGCCACTTGACACTCCTTTTTAGCGAAAAATGGAGAGTGTACCAAACGCACGAGCAACTCAGCACAGACCTGTGTTTTAATGCAAATtgagtgatagtttaggtagaaaaAAGAAATAATGGATAGTTGAGGTATGAAATTcgcaaaaataaaaacaaatagtAACAGTTTAGATGTGTTTTTTTACCACTAACTCTACTACACAGATTAAGGGGTTTAAATACTAATTTTACACAAGTTCATAAACGACAAAGGGAAAAAGGTGTAAATGTATTCTtaaactttgcgatttagagcaaatATACACCTTACTAAAAAAATGGTGCCTATATACCCTGCCATTACACAAATGGCACAAATATACCTTTTCGCTAACATAAtgttaaaaaaatcatttagcttgtttttaattaagaaaaaggccacgtgacttttaaaaaataagtctacctattgatttaagcttatttttttaaagccttATCTGGTGGTTcaggtctggttcgtttaaaaaagggctattttttttttctatagccacatagattctttttttttttgaaaaatttcgATAACGAAAAAAAAgatttgcaccatttgtgtaactGCACGTATATCTAAATtgtaaagttgaggggtatatttacacATTTGGCGAAAGACAAATTGCATTTGATAAATCGCCCGCAGGCAATgcgattaagagcccgtttggattggcttataagttgcttataagctgttttcaagtttttttgagtgtttggctggccagcttaaagccattttatgcataaaataagcctaaaaaaataattgaatctatttagcttagcttatctaaaacagtttataaataaaaaaaaataagttagtctacctctaatttttttttttgacttataaactGCTTATTTTAAGCTCGCGTTTGGGATATGTAAAATAAGGACTTGGGTCGGGCTTTTATTTACTTTGGCTATGCCCAGAACAAAAAAAACCTCAAAAAAGACAATAGTATAGGGTTTTACAGAGGTACACTCACAATCCTGAATAGAGAAAGAGAGAATGTGGAGATCAACGTTAGTAGCAAGGAGATCATTTCTCAGTAAACTTGTATCAAATCAAAGCTTTCATGGCCTCCAAAACAACATATCCAAGAATCAAACTTTAGCTCCAGTGACAGTGAGTTCATTTGAATCTTCATTTCGTTATTATTCTCATTGGTTATCTTCCAAATCTTGTTTACATGAAACAACAAGACTTTTCTCATCAACCCCATCTTCAGATTCTGAATCTTTAGGTTCTGTACCCATTGAAAATGATAATAAAGATACTGTTTTTATAGACAATCTTGAAGTTGTTTCATCTGAATCCCATGAAGGGTCCTCTAGTTTTGGAGATAATAAGGTTGTAATGGAAAATGATAATAAAGACACTGTTTTTGGAGACAATCTTGAAGTTGTTTCATCTGTATCCGATGAAGGTTCCTCTGATTTTGGAGATAATAATGTTGTAATGGAAGATGGTGAAGAAGTGGAGGAAGTAAAAGAATTAGATTTGGAGAAATTGGAGAGTGTGTTGTCTCTATTGCAGAGTAGTGGTAGTATTAATGGATCTATTGAGTCTAGTCTTGAGGAAATTGGGTTGTCTTTGAATGAGGAGTTGGTTGTTAAAGTGCTCGAGACGCCATATATACCTGGGGAGAATTTGATTTCTTTTTTCAAGTGGGCGTTGAAGAAACCCGAGTTTAATGTGACGTATAGGGCGATTGAGTTGTTGGTTACTGCAGTTTGTATTGAAGGTAGGAATGTTTATGCTTTATGGGATTTGGTTAAGGAGATTGGAGAAAAGGAGAAAGGGATAGTGACTGCTGAGATTCTTAATGAATTGATTGCTTTACTGTCGAGGTTAGGTAAAGGAAAGGCTGCGTTCGAGATCTTCAATAAGTTTGGGGAGTTAGGATGTGCTCCGAATGCTGATACATACTATTTTACAATTGAAGCTCTTTCTAAGCGTTCGATTTATGATTGGACTTCTACTGTTTGTGAGAAGATGCTAAATGCTGATATGTTGCCTAAAGGTGGCGAGaaagtcggaaaaattgtttcTTTTCTGTGTAAAGGAAATAAGTCTAGAGATGCGCACTTGGTTTACTTGTCGGCAAAGGAGAAAAATATTAGTCTGCCTGTATCTTCTATTAAGTTCTTGATCAGCTCTCTTTGTCGCAAAGATGAAAGCGTTAAACTTGCACTAGAGATGTTAGATGAGTTTCCTGAAAAAGAGCGGAAGCATGCCATTAAGTCGTTCTCGTATGTCATTAACGGGTTGTGTAGGGCAAAAGATGTAGACATTGATGAGGCCAAAAACCTGCTCTTAAAAATGATCGATGCAGGACCGCCTCCCGGCAATGCAGTATTCAATACGGTTATTAATGCACTCTCCAAGAAGGGAGAAATGGGAGAAGCTAGGAAACTGTTGAAGGTGATGGAGGGTAGAGGTTTGAAACCTGATGTGTACACTTACAGTGTAATTATGAGCGGTTATACAAAAGGGGGTGAGATGGAGGAGGCTCgtaagattttgaatgaagccaAAAAGAAGCACTCCAAGCTGAGTCCCGTCACTTATCACACAATTATTCGGGGTTATTGCAAGCTTGAAAAGTATGACAAGGCTCTGGA
Coding sequences:
- the LOC132627159 gene encoding small ribosomal subunit protein mS80 (rPPR6) translates to MWRSTLVARRSFLSKLVSNQSFHGLQNNISKNQTLAPVTVSSFESSFRYYSHWLSSKSCLHETTRLFSSTPSSDSESLGSVPIENDNKDTVFIDNLEVVSSESHEGSSSFGDNKVVMENDNKDTVFGDNLEVVSSVSDEGSSDFGDNNVVMEDGEEVEEVKELDLEKLESVLSLLQSSGSINGSIESSLEEIGLSLNEELVVKVLETPYIPGENLISFFKWALKKPEFNVTYRAIELLVTAVCIEGRNVYALWDLVKEIGEKEKGIVTAEILNELIALLSRLGKGKAAFEIFNKFGELGCAPNADTYYFTIEALSKRSIYDWTSTVCEKMLNADMLPKGGEKVGKIVSFLCKGNKSRDAHLVYLSAKEKNISLPVSSIKFLISSLCRKDESVKLALEMLDEFPEKERKHAIKSFSYVINGLCRAKDVDIDEAKNLLLKMIDAGPPPGNAVFNTVINALSKKGEMGEARKLLKVMEGRGLKPDVYTYSVIMSGYTKGGEMEEARKILNEAKKKHSKLSPVTYHTIIRGYCKLEKYDKALELLGEMKEYGVQPNADEYNKIIQSLCLKALDWTTAEKLLEEMKENGLHLNAITKGLVRAVKELEQEEVGTNEIMTTA